Proteins encoded by one window of Fusarium graminearum PH-1 chromosome 1, whole genome shotgun sequence:
- a CDS encoding adenylate cyclase, producing MTRNEHVNRISSVMGSGNNIDTYSAVTVRSQLESELGLEPPQLQYQYQPQSQSQSQSASSSTASTTPAPASAASTIFSPTPIPAHHSATPNPAPNTIPKPDPNADTDALTPTPSSSATTPSSNTSYVFSSTPRRRPSHPTNYPTRLSADGTASLSNQWSSFKDEPQLSPTAIATASSTTYAPRAGANAQSKDRRMSDLANYRRDLAVLETSRVPQIQQIPPTGGVSPQIAPWANQPGSPSNTSTMPTTFFNESTDNLSLASQLSPGHQISNRQQQQHQQQQYPSQHDTPDASYFDGRRPSAASILTASSQGSKTSIRGGFRKLQGFFGEEFPGRDSSDGSLPTSLAGKDQRGRSYSHSRPTHRDRNYSNATDYTRDASPSSSRPRTPVPAPEVVPFLYQDNSDIARYGEAPVRDIMTGPDRERYAGDGSSQVPPKTSSSSRSGHSIAHLPGHHRHNKSNDDPRTLRPTMSRDDTAIGTQMPRDRGAGSNAMYPTRSRGQSPTPSTRSAGMTWSSSKSTQVDGQTSPSHHNHGKRGFLRRLRGHHKEKDDAVARLRDLPQSTRSLQTKSSKTDLHRPSDVSSTTLAYAGSIGPGEFTDATDLRPATAQRGATFNNKFPFAKKTRTHRPQDYPEEAIGPTDRNDPNNMYHLDTNLNDMEGILTKPPPLTPMDTTFVNPVEPERHDSIISTAPKGRWDAPDSWAVRRNTEDNSYNGGPELDEIGSPPRPEEKASPYCIRIFRSDGTFSTHSMSLDSSVTDVISQVIKKTYVMDGLENYHIIMKKHDLIRVLTPPERPLLMQKRLLQQVGYEEKDRIEDLGREDNSYLCRFMFLSARESDFHAKTTDMGLARAQKLNYVDLSGRNLVTIPISLYSKAMEIISLNLSRNLSLDVPRDFVQSCKHLRDIKFNNNEARKLPPSLSRANKLTYLDVANNRIEQLEHAELNALTGMIKMNLANNRLKHLPSYFGAYQSLRTLNISSNFIDKFPTFLCGLPSLVDLDLSFNAIATIPQEIGSLRNLEKLLITNNRLTHAVPATFGQLVSLRELDIKYNGISSIDIISELPKLEILSADHNCVSAFVGQFESLRKLKLNSNPLNKFEIVAPVPTLKTLNLSNAQLASIDSSFANMVNLERLILDKNYFVSLPQEIGTLSKLEHFSIANNSVGELPSQIGCLTELRVLNVRGNNISKLPMELWWANRLETFNASSNVLEHFPKPASRAPRIPGEESQPAPPPVNGRAAPLGTLSATASSEELSDDRRPSQNSSTLLSVGPSPLNAGDRKSSVVSVYGKGGRKTSVVSRSATPSAPTQSVNPRKDSGLSSRLNNTFAGSLRNLHLADNRLDDDVFDQITLLTELRVLNLSYNDEISDMPQRSIKSWPQLVELYLSGNALTTLPADDLEESSLLQALYINGNRFTNLPADISRAKNLAVLDCGSNYLKYNISNVPYDWNWNLNPNLRYLNLSGNKRLEIKQTATGPLGPGAVNREEYTDFSRLLNLRILGLMDVTLTQPSIPDQSEDRRVRTSGSLAGHLPYGMADTLGKHEHLSTVDLVVPRFNASETEMLLGLFDGQALSSGGSKIAKYLHENFGHIFALELKALKTRLNETPVDALRRAFLALNKDLVTIAIQQSEERPIQTHRNSGQPIILTKEDLNSGGVATVVYLQSTELYVANVGDAQAMVIQTDGTHKMLTRKHDPAEPTERSRIREAGGWVSRNGRLNDLLQVSRAFGYVDLMPAVQAAPYVSNMTIREQDDIILIATGELWEYLSPGLVTDVARAERQDLMRAAQKLRDLAIAYGASGKIMVMMISVADLKRRVERSRLHRGASMSLYPSGIPDDAQVLNIRRGRRTKGDVLDSSLNRLEAEIPAPTGNVSIVFTDIKNSTTLWEMYPSAMRSAIKLHNEVMRRQLRRIGGYEVKTEGDAFMVSFPTATSALLWTFAVQMQLLDVNWPSEVLNSVSCQPIFDKDNSLIFKGLSVRMGIHFGDCVSETDPVTRRMDYFGPMVNKAARISAVADGGQITVSTDFISEIQRCLENYQDTDRGNASGSEDTFGDEETYASAIRKDLRSLTSQGFEVKEMGEKKLKGLENPEVVYSLYPHALAGRIEFHSQHERKEEGGGDKPAVLAPGTELCIDPDSVWTLWRISLRLEMLCSSLEGNEPPGLQPPETELLERIKQRGGEVTDRFLLNFLEHQVARIETCISTLAMRHIAIGGGTIKELEDLHGPMSAILDQFMAQNRELKRYRRKYGALPNPVNSLSSSEEEEEEDDDDDDDDPDTEEGSNTEQEL from the exons ATGACCAGGAATGAGCATGTCAATCGCATCAGCTCTGTCATGGGCTCGGGCAACAACATCGATACGTATTCTGCTGTTACCGTAAGGTCTCAGCTTGAGTCTGAGCTTGGGCTTGAGCCGCCTCAGCTTCAGTACCAGTATCAacctcaatctcaatctcaatctcaatcgGCCTCATCCTCGACTGCCTCCACTACTCCCGCTCCCGCTTCCGCCGCTTCTACTATCTTCTCTCCCACGCCCATTCCCGCTCATCACTCGGCTACTCCTAATCCGGCACCAAATACAATACCAAAGCCAGATCCAAATGCTGATACTGACGCTCTAACACCAACTCCATCCTCCTCCGCTACGACGCCTTCATCCAATACCTCTTACGTCTTCTCCTCCACGCCTCGCCGACGCCCTTCTCATCCTACCAATTACCCTACTCGCCTCAGCGCTGATGGCACTGCTTCTTTGAGCAACCAGTG GTCCTCCTTCAAGGATGAGCCTCAGCTCTCACCAACTGCCATCGCAACCGCATCCTCAACCACCTACGCCCCTCGCGCCGGCGCCAATGCTCAATCCAAAGACCGTCGCATGAGCGACCTCGCCAACTATCGACGTGACCTCGCCGTTCTTGAGACCTCCCGAGTACCTCAGATCCAACAGATTCCGCCCACCGGCGGCGTGAGCCCTCAGATAGCACCTTGGGCGAACCAGCCTGGTTCCCCATCAAACACTTCCACTATGCCgaccaccttcttcaacgaATCGACCGACAACTTGTCCCTCGCTTCCCAGCTTTCCCCAGGTCACCAGATCAGTAAccgccagcagcagcaacaccagcagcaacagtaCCCTTCGCAGCACGACACTCCTGATGCATCCTATTTCGACGGCAGACGCCCCTCGGCCGCCAGCATTCTGACTGCGAGCAGCCAGGGCAGCAAAACCAGTATACGGGGTGGTTTTCGCAAGCTTCAGGGCTTCTTTGGGGAGGAATTCCCCGGGCGCGATAGCTCGGATGGTAGCCTACCCACTTCGCTCGCGGGCAAGGACCAGCGTGGACGCTCTTATAGTCATAGCCGCCCCACACATAGAGATCGCAACTATTCCAATGCCACGGATTACACCCGCGATgcctcgccatcatcttcgagACCAAGAACGCCCGTCCCAGCACCAGAGGTGGTGCCTTTTCTATACCAAGACAACAGT GACATTGCGCGCTATGGCGAGGCTCCCGTACGGGACATAATGACCGGGCCCGATCGAGAGCGATATGCTGGTGACGGCTCCTCACAGGTACccccaaagacatcatcatcctcgagGTCCGGCCATTCCATCGCCCATTTACCGGGTCACCACCGACACAACAAGAGCAACGACGACCCTCGCACGCTCAGACCCACGATGAGCAGGGACGACACAGCAATTGGCACACAAATGCCGCGCGATCGCGGGGCAGGCAGCAACGCAATGTATCCAACGAGATCCCGGGGACAGAGCCCAACACCCAGCACCAGAAGTGCAGGAATGACCTGGAGCAGCTCCAAATCTACACAAGTCGACGGCCAAACCTCACCCAGCCACCATAATCATGGCAAGCGCGGATTTTTGCGACGACTCCGAGGACATCACAAGGAAAAGGACGATGCTGTTGCCAGACTTCGCGACTTGCCCCAATCCACAAGGTCTCTGCAAACAAAGTCCTCCAAGACCGACCTTCATCGACCTAGCGACGTATCTTCGACAACATTAGCATACGCGGGCTCCATCGGGCCTGGCGAATTCACCGACGCTACTGATTTGCGACCAGCAACGGCACAACGGGGAGCGACCTTCAACAATAAATTTCCTTTTgcaaagaagacaagaaccCATCGACCTCAAGACTATCCTGAAGAAGCAATTGGTCCGACTGATCGTAACGATCCTAACAATATGTATCACCTCGACACCAATTTGAATGATATGGAGGGTATTTTGACCAAACCTCCTCCACTCACGCCTATGGACACTACCTTTGTCAATCCTGTTGAGCCCGAGCGTCATGACTCCATCATCTCGACAGCACCCAAGGGCCGCTGGGATGCCCCGGACAGTTGGGCAGTGCGTCGTAACACGGAAGACAACTCTTACAATGGTGGCCCGGAGCTCGACGAAATTGGCAGCCCACCCCGTCCAGAGGAGAAAGCATCGCCGTACTGTATTCGAATTTTTCGTTCAGATGGGACATTCTCCACGCACTCGATGTCTTTGGATTCGAGTGTCACGGATGTCATCTCGCAAGTGATTAAGAAGACTTATGTCATGGATGGTTTGGAAAACTACcacatcatcatgaagaagcatgatCTTATCAGGGTCCTGACACCACCTGAGCGACCTCTGCTCATGCAGAAGCGGTTATTACAGCAAGTCGGCTACGAAGAAAAGGACAGGATAGAAGATCTCGGACGTGAAGACAACAGTTACCTCTGCCGATTCATGTTCCTGTCCGCAAGAGAAAGCGACTTTCATGCCAAGACTACCGATATGGGACTGGCTCGGGCCCAGAAGCTTAACTATGTTGACCTCTCTGGTCGCAACCTCGTCACAATACCTATATCCCTATACTCAAAGGCTATGGAGATCATTTCCCTTAACCTTTCGCGGAACCTCTCACTTGACGTTCCCCGAGACTTCGTACAGTCTTGTAAACATCTGCGAGATATAAAATTTAACAACAACGAAGCCAGGAAGCTGCCACCCAGCTTGAGCCGAGCAAACAAATTGACGTACCTGGACGTTGCCAACAATCGAATTGAGCAGTTGGAGCATGCCGAGCTCAATGCCCTTACGGGTatgatcaagatgaacttGGCCAACAACCGACTGAAGCACCTGCCCTCTTACTTTGGAGCATACCAGTCGCTCCGCACTCTCAATATCTCCTCCAACTTTATCGACAAGTTCCCGACATTTCTCTGCGGCTTACCGAGTTTGGTCGATCTTGATCTGAGTTTCAACGCCATTGCAACGATTCCCCAAGAGATTGGCTCCCTAAGGAACCTGGAAAAGTTGTTGATAACTAACAACAGACTAACACACGCTGTGCCTGCCACGTTTGGACAACTCGTCAGTCTGCGGGAACTCGACATCAAGTACAATGGCATCTCCAGCATCGACATCATCTCGGAGCTGCCCAAACTCGAAATTCTTTCTGCGGATCATAACTGCGTCTCTGCTTTCGTTGGACAGTTTGAATCCCTTCGAAAGCTAAAGCTGAACTCCAATCCTCTTAACAAATTCGAAATTGTGGCTCCTGTGCCTACTTTGAAGACCTTGAATCTCTCGAACGCCCAGTTGGCTAGCATTGACTCGTCATTCGCAAACATGGTGAACCTCGAGCGCCTGATACTGGACAAAAACTACTTCGTCTCTTTGCCCCAGGAAATCGGTACTTTGAGCAAGCTCGAGCACTtcagcattgccaacaaTTCCGTGGGAGAGCTACCATCCCAGATCGGTTGTCTCACTGAGCTGAGAGTGCTCAACGTCCGAGGAAACAACATCTCTAAGTTGCCGATGGAACTGTGGTGGGCAAACCGACTAGAGACCTTCAATGCCTCTTCCAACGTTCTGGAACACTTCCCCAAGCCTGCTTCAAGAGCACCTAGGATACCAGGAGAGGAATCACAACCCGCACCTCCTCCCGTTAATGGGAGGGCAGCCCCTCTAGGAACATTGTCCGCCACTGCAAGCTCCGAAGAATTGTCTGATGATAGGAGACCGAGTCAAAACTCGAGCACACTGCTCAGTGTCGGACCGTCCCCACTTAATGCTGGCGATCGCAAGAGCTCTGTTGTGTCTGTCTATGGTAAAGGCGGCCGTAAGACATCCGTTGTTTCTAGATCTGCAACTCCATCGGCCCCTACGCAGTCTGTCAACCCAAGGAAGGATTCTGGATTGTCATCGAGGCTCAATAACACATTTGCTGGATCCCTGAGGAACCTTCATCTCGCCGACAACCGacttgatgacgatgtctTTGACCAGATTACACTCCTCACCGAGCTCCGGGTACTGAACCTGTCTTACAACGACGAAATTAGCGATATGCCCCAACGATCGATCAAGAGTTGGCCACAACTCGTTGAGCTCTATCTGTCTGGCAACGCACTCACAACGTTGCCTGCCGATGACCTTGAGGAGTCCAGCTTACTTCAGGCACTCTATATCAACGGCAACAGGTTTACCAACTTGCCGGCTGATATCTCGCGGGCCAAGAACCTCGCTGTCCTCGATTGTGGCAGTAATTACTTGAAGTACAACATTTCAAACGTGCCTTATGATTGGAATTGGAACCTCAACCCGAACTTAAGATATCTCAATTTGTCTGGCAACAAGCGTTTGGAAATTAAACAAACAGCTACTGGTCCGCTTGGCCCTGGTGCTGTGAACCGTGAGGAATATACAGACTTCAGTCGTCTGCTTAACCTGCGCATCTTGGGTTTGATGGATGTGACTCTTACACAACCAAGCATCCCGGATCAGAGTGAAGACAGACGTGTCCGTACGTCTGGCTCTCTCGCCGGCCACCTGCCTTACGGAATGGCTGACACTCTTGGTAAGCACGAGCATCTGTCAACCGTGGATCTGGTGGTGCCAAGATTCAATGCATCAGAAACCGAGATGCTTCTAGGCCTGTTTGATGGGCAGGCTCTGTCTAGTGGCGGATCTAAGATTGCCAAGTATCTCCACGAGAATTTTGGTCACATATTTGCCCTTGAACTCAAAGCATTGAAAACACGCCTGAACGAAACTCCAGTTGATGCCCTGCGACGAGCCTTTTTAGCACTCAACAAAGACTTGGTTACTATTGCCATTCAACAATCTGAGGAGCGGCCAATCCAGACGCATAGGAACTCTGGTCAGCCAATCATACTCACAAAAGAGGACCTCAACTCGGGCGGCGTGGCAACCGTCGTTTACCTCCAAAGCACGGAACTTTATGTCGCAAATGTCGGCGATGCGCAGGCGATGGTGATTCAAACCGATGGCACACATAAGATGCTGACTCGCAAGCATGATCCTGCTGAGCCGACCGAACGATCGCGCATTCGCGAAGCTGGTGGATGGGTTTCGCGTAACGGGCGACTCAACGATTTGCTTCAAGTCTCGCGTGCTTTTGGATATGTCGACCTGATGCCAGCTGTTCAAGCAGCACCCTATGTCAGTAACATGACTATTCGAGAACAGGACGATATCATCTTGATTGCTACCGGAGAACTTTGGGAGTACTTGTCGCCCGGCCTGGTAACTGATGTGGCGAGGGCCGAGCGGCAAGATCTCATGCGGGCCGCCCAGAAGCTTCGTGATCTGGCTATTGCATACGGCGCCTCGGGCAAAATTATGGTCATGATGATCAGTGTAGCAGATCTGAAGCGACGAGTCGAGCGATCGAGGCTTCATCGCGGCGCTAGTATGTCGCTTTATCCCTCTGGTATACCCGACGATGCTCAGGTCCTCAACATCAGAAGAGGCCGAAGGACCAAGGGCGATGTTCTCGACTCCTCACTCAACCGCCTTGAAGCCGAGATTCCAGCGCCCACGGGCAATGTATCCATCGTGTTCACCGATATCAAGAACTCAACAACACTCTGGGAAATGTACCCTAGTGCCATGAGATCAGCTATCAAACTCCACAACGAGGTCATGCGTCGGCAGCTGAGACGAATCGGTGGTTACGAAGTCAAGACTGAAGGTGACGCATTTATGGTGTCTTTCCCAACAGCTACGTCAGCGCTTTTGTGGACGTTCGCGGTGCAGatgcagcttcttgatgtgaATTGGCCATCAGAAGTCTTGAACTCGGTCTCATGCCAGCCAATATTCGATAAGGACAACAGTCTTATTTTCAAAGGACTGTCAGTACGTATGGGTATACACTTTGGTGACTGTGTGAGCGAGACGGATCCAGTCACTCGCCGTATGGATTACTTCGGACCCATGGTAAACAAGGCGGCCCGAATCTCTGCCGTGGCAGATGGCGGCCAGATCACTGTTTCCACTGATTTCATCTCGGAGATACAGCGATGCCTCGAGAATTATCAAGACACGGATCGGGGCAATGCTTCCGGCTCCGAGGATACCTTTGGCGACGAAGAGACCTATGCCAGCGCGATCCGAAAGGATTTAAGATCCCTCACTTCACAGGGCTTTGAGGTTAAGGAAATGGGCgaaaagaagttgaagggTCTTGAAAATCCCGAAGTTGTGTACTCTTTGTATCCCCATGCTTTGGCCGGCCGCATCGAGTTCCATTCGCAGCATGagaggaaggaagaagggggTGGCGATAAGCCAGCTGTCCTTGCGCCTGGAACCGAACTGTGTATCGACCCGGACAGCGTCTGGACTCTTTGGCGAATTAGCTTACGACTCGAGATGCTTTGTAGTTCATTGGAAGGAAACGAGCCCCCGGGTCTTCAGCCACCCGAGACAGAGCTTCTCGAGAGGATCAAACAACGTGGAGGCGAGGTGACGGATCGAttcttgttgaacttttTGGAACATCAAGTGGCCAGGATAGAG ACCTGTATCTCGACATTAGCGATGCGTCACATTGCCATTGGTGGCGGCACTATTAAGGAACTCGAGGATCTCCATGGCCCAATGTCCGCCATTTTGGATCAATTCATGGCCCAGAACAGAGAATTGAAACGCTACAGGAGGAAATACGGCGCGCTACCCAACCCGGTGAATAGCCTTAGCagcagcgaagaagaagaggaggaagacgatgacgatgacgacgatgatccCGATACCGAAGAAGGGAGCAATACAGAGCAAGAGTTGTGA